A window of Maniola hyperantus chromosome 26, iAphHyp1.2, whole genome shotgun sequence contains these coding sequences:
- the LOC117994218 gene encoding zinc finger protein OZF-like isoform X2: MNVKKGKGPVFDPGLCRCCGMIKKCRVLNVEYESLGQLEIYSDMIMDCYGLLLSHLDDKLSERLVCATCVQRLRDALAFKLQVLQCEAAFLQARLCADSPETDAKAGESDSKIEVEVKMEPPDEPEPDRDALADHASYETKPLEDAAGYESSNEDVPLQVLVSEKPHRKPRVDCGSILKRTIERPKIPMSKLQQRMRERDPSYITETNTLTIVEFSYVCPFKCRHSHLLCFYCGESFSDPQLLRSHTLETHHPKKFKVTGHKNMLKVDLTRIDCRLCPEKISSLEEFKKHITSVHNKKYYFNSREMILPFRLSKHEYKCALCDAAFAYFHALNKHMNEHYSNFMCETCGLGFVDRARFLMHQQRHDQGDFPCRECGKVFRAQYNRELHVDRVHRKRGRVYCPKCDVRLMTYPQKLKHLKEVHGEAPMAFPCNMCDKICESRRQLTIHGRKAHLKDYRYECQCCGQKFFTRFALTNHMPTHTGERNYKCKVCEKTYPRLKTLKDHIRIHTNDRRYRCHVCGQAFIQNCSLKGHMKTQHPEYS; this comes from the exons atgaacgttaaaaaaggaaaaggtcctGTCTTCGACCCGGGTCTTTGCCGATGTTGCGGTATGATAAAAAAATGCCGTGTTTTGAATGTGGAATACGAGAGTCTGGGCCAGCTGGAAATCTATTCCGATATGATAATGGATTGCTATGGTCTCTTG CTCTCTCACCTAGACGACAAGCTGTCGGAGAGGCTGGTGTGCGCCACGTGCGTGCAGCGCCTGCGCGACGCGCTCGCCTTCAAGCTGCAGGTGCTGCAGTGCGAGGCCGCCTTCCTGCAGGCTCGGCTGTGCGCTGACAGCCCAG agaCTGATGCAAAAGCAGGGGAAAGTGATTCTAAAATAGAAGTGGAAGTGAAAATGGAGCCGCCGGACGAGCCGGAACCGGACCGGGACGCGCTCGCGGACCACGCCAGCT ATGAAACTAAGCCCTTAGAAGATGCAGCAGGATACGAATCCTCCAACGAAGATGTCCCTCTCCAAGTCCTGGTTTCGGAGAAGCCTCACAGGAAACCCAGGGTGGATTGCGGCAGCATCCTGAAGCGAACTATTGAAAGGCCAA AGATACCGATGTCGAAACTGCAACAGCGCATGCGAGAAAGAGACCCATCCTACATAACAGAGACAAACACACTCACCATAGTCGAGTTCTCCTACGTCTGCCCCTTCAAGTGCCGCCACAGCCATCTCCTGTGCTTCTACTGCGGGGAGAGCTTCTCAGACCCTCAACTCCTCAGGAGTCACACCCTGGAAACCCACCATCCAAAGAAGTTCAAAGTCACCGGGCATAAGAACATGCTGAAGGTAGACTTGACTCGGATAGATTGCAGGCTCTGTCCAGAGAAGATCAGCTCCTTGGAAGAGTTCAAGAAGCATATAACAAGTGTGCATAATAAGAAGTACTACTTCAACAGTAGAGAAATGATTCTTCCGTTCCGTCTGTCGAAGCACGAGTACAAGTGCGCGCTGTGCGATGCGGCCTTCGCGTACTTCCACGCGCTCAACAAGCACATGAACGAACACTATAG CAACTTCATGTGTGAGACCTGCGGCCTGGGCTTCGTGGACCGCGCCAGGTTCCTGATGCACCAGCAGCGCCACGACCAGGGGGACTTCCCGTGCCGGGAGTGCGGCAAGGTGTTCCGCGCGCAGTACAACAGGGAGCTGCACGTCGACCGGGTCCACAGGAAGAgag GGCGCGTGTACTGCCCCAAGTGCGACGTGCGACTCATGACCTACCCGCAGAAGTTGAAGCATCTCAAGGAGGTCCACGGCGAGGCGCCCATGGCTTTCCCCTGCAACATGTGCGACAAG ATTTGCGAGAGCAGACGGCAACTCACAATACACGGACGTAAAGCGCATCTCAAGGACTACAG ATACGAATGCCAGTGCTGCGGGCAGAAGTTCTTCACGCGGTTCGCGCTCACCAACCACATGCCGACACATACCGGCGAGAGGAACTACAAGTGCAAAGTGTGCGAGAAGACCTACCCGCGCCTCAAGACGCTCAAGGACCACATCCGCATCCACACCAACGACCGCCGCTACCGCTGCCACGTGTGTGGACAGGCCTTTATACAGAACTGCAGTCTCAAGGGCCACATGAAGACTCAGCACCCGGAGTACAGCTAG
- the LOC117994217 gene encoding PR domain zinc finger protein 5-like isoform X4 — MCWLREAADFRKRVLQSEQMLLEARLRENDKNVKLEVKTEAACDSDARDPADDVTDDVADRNDDSEMDSRMDETRKMEHINNTQKSLKRTRNGHKVKGKQHLRTGKVQKLQRVDQLVKPESPAEKSQAKKQADALDQNRMALSNTVTIVNCSYVCPFHNRISFYYCFYCKDQFTNPSELREHTLSHDPTELFENSIENKKIPKIDITRIDCRLCPEKIYDLDTFKNHITTQHQKVLHPVANEFLKFKLTLNNLTCTECGSVFPYFDSLKKHMVDHFGTYTCDVCGACFLEHASLRTHIKKHNKVDANYPCEICGKNLKSKYSMGLHVATVHEKKPTVNCYKCDAAFLSYALRNRHLIEAHGDKRTFPCKLCDKVYNRRKTLIEHHRRNHLKIFNHQCDLCDQRFYLPSRLKEHMATHTGERNFRCEFCDKSYPRLQSLQEHVRSHSSDRRYKCDICQTTFTQCGSLKSHMKNHHNVFDLDASEGF; from the exons AAAACGACAAGAACGTGAAGCTGGAAGTGAAAACTGAAGCGGCGTGCGACTCCGACGCGCGCGACCCCGCCGATGACGTCACTGATGACGTCGCTGACCGCAATGATG ATTCAGAAATGGATTCACGAATGGACGAAACAAGGAAGATGGAACATATCAACAACACGCAGAAGTCACTGAAGAGAACTAGAAATGGCCACAAAGTGAAAGGAAAACAGCATTTGAGAACGGGCAAGGTGCAGAAGTTGCAAAGGGTGGACCAGCTGGTCAAACCAG AATCACCTGCAGAGAAATCTCAGGCGAAAAAACAGGCTGACGCCCTGGACCAGAACCGCATGGCTCTCAGCAACACCGTCACTATAGTGAACTGTTCGTACGTCTGTCCGTTCCACAACCGAATAAGCTTCTACTACTGCTTCTACTGTAAGGATCAGTTCACGAACCCCTCAGAGCTGAGAGAGCACACCCTGTCCCACGATCCCACAGAATTATTCGAGAATTCCATAGAGAACAAAAAGATACCCAAAATCGATATCACGAGAATCGATTGTAGGCTATGCCCGGAAAAAATCTATGATCTCGACACGTTCAAGAACCACATCACCACACAACACCAAAAGGTTCTTCATCCGGTCGCGAACGAGTTCTTGAAATTCAAACTGACCCTGAACAATTTAACTTGCACCGAGTGCGGTTCCGTGTTCCCTTACTTCGACTCCTTAAAGAAACATATGGTCGATCACTTCGGTACTTACACGTGCGACGTGTGCGGCGCGTGCTTCCTCGAGCACGCGTCCTTGCGCACGCACATCAAAAAGCACAACAAAGTCGACGCGAACTACCCCTGCGAGATATGCGGCAagaatctaaaatctaaatacagtATGGGCTTGCACGTTGCGACGGTACACGAAAAAAAACCCACGGTCAATTGCTATAAATGCGACGCCGCGTTCCTCTCGTACGCATTACGCAACCGGCACTTGATCGAGGCGCACGGCGACAAGCGGACGTTTCCGTGCAAGTTGTGCGATAAGGTTTACAATAGGCGGAAAACCTTGATCGAGCACCATCGCCGGAATCATTTGAAGATCTTCAACCATCAGTGCGATCTTTGCGACCAACGCTTTTATTTACCTTCCCGTTTGAAGGAACACATGGCAACACATACTGGGGAGAGGAACTTTAGATGCGAGTTCTGTGACAAAAGTTATCCTAGATTGCAATCCTTGCAGGAGCATGTGAGATCGCACAGTAGCGACAGACGATACAAGTGTGATATTTGTCAAACCACGTTCACTCAGTGCGGCAGTTTGAAAAGTCATATGAAAAACCATCATAATGTGTTTGATTTGGATGCTAGTGAGGGtttctga
- the LOC117994217 gene encoding PR domain zinc finger protein 5-like isoform X3, translated as MCWLREAADFRKRVLQSEQMLLEARLRENDKNVKLEVKTEAACDSDARDPADDVTDDVADRNDGNLSSSSSTDSICRACRHPGESLRHSEMDSRMDETRKMEHINNTQKSLKRTRNGHKVKGKQHLRTGKVQKLQRVDQLVKPESPAEKSQAKKQADALDQNRMALSNTVTIVNCSYVCPFHNRISFYYCFYCKDQFTNPSELREHTLSHDPTELFENSIENKKIPKIDITRIDCRLCPEKIYDLDTFKNHITTQHQKVLHPVANEFLKFKLTLNNLTCTECGSVFPYFDSLKKHMVDHFGTYTCDVCGACFLEHASLRTHIKKHNKVDANYPCEICGKNLKSKYSMGLHVATVHEKKPTVNCYKCDAAFLSYALRNRHLIEAHGDKRTFPCKLCDKVYNRRKTLIEHHRRNHLKIFNHQCDLCDQRFYLPSRLKEHMATHTGERNFRCEFCDKSYPRLQSLQEHVRSHSSDRRYKCDICQTTFTQCGSLKSHMKNHHNVFDLDASEGF; from the exons AAAACGACAAGAACGTGAAGCTGGAAGTGAAAACTGAAGCGGCGTGCGACTCCGACGCGCGCGACCCCGCCGATGACGTCACTGATGACGTCGCTGACCGCAATGATGGTAacttatcatcatcgtcatcgacCGATAGcatctgtcgagcttgtcgccatcccggcgagtcactcagac ATTCAGAAATGGATTCACGAATGGACGAAACAAGGAAGATGGAACATATCAACAACACGCAGAAGTCACTGAAGAGAACTAGAAATGGCCACAAAGTGAAAGGAAAACAGCATTTGAGAACGGGCAAGGTGCAGAAGTTGCAAAGGGTGGACCAGCTGGTCAAACCAG AATCACCTGCAGAGAAATCTCAGGCGAAAAAACAGGCTGACGCCCTGGACCAGAACCGCATGGCTCTCAGCAACACCGTCACTATAGTGAACTGTTCGTACGTCTGTCCGTTCCACAACCGAATAAGCTTCTACTACTGCTTCTACTGTAAGGATCAGTTCACGAACCCCTCAGAGCTGAGAGAGCACACCCTGTCCCACGATCCCACAGAATTATTCGAGAATTCCATAGAGAACAAAAAGATACCCAAAATCGATATCACGAGAATCGATTGTAGGCTATGCCCGGAAAAAATCTATGATCTCGACACGTTCAAGAACCACATCACCACACAACACCAAAAGGTTCTTCATCCGGTCGCGAACGAGTTCTTGAAATTCAAACTGACCCTGAACAATTTAACTTGCACCGAGTGCGGTTCCGTGTTCCCTTACTTCGACTCCTTAAAGAAACATATGGTCGATCACTTCGGTACTTACACGTGCGACGTGTGCGGCGCGTGCTTCCTCGAGCACGCGTCCTTGCGCACGCACATCAAAAAGCACAACAAAGTCGACGCGAACTACCCCTGCGAGATATGCGGCAagaatctaaaatctaaatacagtATGGGCTTGCACGTTGCGACGGTACACGAAAAAAAACCCACGGTCAATTGCTATAAATGCGACGCCGCGTTCCTCTCGTACGCATTACGCAACCGGCACTTGATCGAGGCGCACGGCGACAAGCGGACGTTTCCGTGCAAGTTGTGCGATAAGGTTTACAATAGGCGGAAAACCTTGATCGAGCACCATCGCCGGAATCATTTGAAGATCTTCAACCATCAGTGCGATCTTTGCGACCAACGCTTTTATTTACCTTCCCGTTTGAAGGAACACATGGCAACACATACTGGGGAGAGGAACTTTAGATGCGAGTTCTGTGACAAAAGTTATCCTAGATTGCAATCCTTGCAGGAGCATGTGAGATCGCACAGTAGCGACAGACGATACAAGTGTGATATTTGTCAAACCACGTTCACTCAGTGCGGCAGTTTGAAAAGTCATATGAAAAACCATCATAATGTGTTTGATTTGGATGCTAGTGAGGGtttctga
- the LOC117994218 gene encoding zinc finger protein 652-A-like isoform X1, protein MNVKKGKGPVFDPGLCRCCGMIKKCRVLNVEYESLGQLEIYSDMIMDCYGLLLSHLDDKLSERLVCATCVQRLRDALAFKLQVLQCEAAFLQARLCADSPETDAKAGESDSKIEVEVKMEPPDEPEPDRDALADHASYETKPLEDAAGYESSNEDVPLQVLVSEKPHRKPRVDCGSILKRTIERPKIPMSKLQQRMRERDPSYITETNTLTIVEFSYVCPFKCRHSHLLCFYCGESFSDPQLLRSHTLETHHPKKFKVTGHKNMLKVDLTRIDCRLCPEKISSLEEFKKHITSVHNKKYYFNSREMILPFRLSKHEYKCALCDAAFAYFHALNKHMNEHYSNFMCETCGLGFVDRARFLMHQQRHDQGDFPCRECGKVFRAQYNRELHVDRVHRKRGRVYCPKCDVRLMTYPQKLKHLKEVHGEAPMAFPCNMCDKIRMPVLRAEVLHAVRAHQPHADTYRREELQVQSVREDLPAPQDAQGPHPHPHQRPPLPLPRVWTGLYTELQSQGPHEDSAPGVQLACVELPAVWTGLYTELQSQGPHEDSAPGVQLACVELPAVWTGLYTELQSEEPQEVRMEYS, encoded by the exons atgaacgttaaaaaaggaaaaggtcctGTCTTCGACCCGGGTCTTTGCCGATGTTGCGGTATGATAAAAAAATGCCGTGTTTTGAATGTGGAATACGAGAGTCTGGGCCAGCTGGAAATCTATTCCGATATGATAATGGATTGCTATGGTCTCTTG CTCTCTCACCTAGACGACAAGCTGTCGGAGAGGCTGGTGTGCGCCACGTGCGTGCAGCGCCTGCGCGACGCGCTCGCCTTCAAGCTGCAGGTGCTGCAGTGCGAGGCCGCCTTCCTGCAGGCTCGGCTGTGCGCTGACAGCCCAG agaCTGATGCAAAAGCAGGGGAAAGTGATTCTAAAATAGAAGTGGAAGTGAAAATGGAGCCGCCGGACGAGCCGGAACCGGACCGGGACGCGCTCGCGGACCACGCCAGCT ATGAAACTAAGCCCTTAGAAGATGCAGCAGGATACGAATCCTCCAACGAAGATGTCCCTCTCCAAGTCCTGGTTTCGGAGAAGCCTCACAGGAAACCCAGGGTGGATTGCGGCAGCATCCTGAAGCGAACTATTGAAAGGCCAA AGATACCGATGTCGAAACTGCAACAGCGCATGCGAGAAAGAGACCCATCCTACATAACAGAGACAAACACACTCACCATAGTCGAGTTCTCCTACGTCTGCCCCTTCAAGTGCCGCCACAGCCATCTCCTGTGCTTCTACTGCGGGGAGAGCTTCTCAGACCCTCAACTCCTCAGGAGTCACACCCTGGAAACCCACCATCCAAAGAAGTTCAAAGTCACCGGGCATAAGAACATGCTGAAGGTAGACTTGACTCGGATAGATTGCAGGCTCTGTCCAGAGAAGATCAGCTCCTTGGAAGAGTTCAAGAAGCATATAACAAGTGTGCATAATAAGAAGTACTACTTCAACAGTAGAGAAATGATTCTTCCGTTCCGTCTGTCGAAGCACGAGTACAAGTGCGCGCTGTGCGATGCGGCCTTCGCGTACTTCCACGCGCTCAACAAGCACATGAACGAACACTATAG CAACTTCATGTGTGAGACCTGCGGCCTGGGCTTCGTGGACCGCGCCAGGTTCCTGATGCACCAGCAGCGCCACGACCAGGGGGACTTCCCGTGCCGGGAGTGCGGCAAGGTGTTCCGCGCGCAGTACAACAGGGAGCTGCACGTCGACCGGGTCCACAGGAAGAgag GGCGCGTGTACTGCCCCAAGTGCGACGTGCGACTCATGACCTACCCGCAGAAGTTGAAGCATCTCAAGGAGGTCCACGGCGAGGCGCCCATGGCTTTCCCCTGCAACATGTGCGACAAG ATACGAATGCCAGTGCTGCGGGCAGAAGTTCTTCACGCGGTTCGCGCTCACCAACCACATGCCGACACATACCGGCGAGAGGAACTACAAGTGCAAAGTGTGCGAGAAGACCTACCCGCGCCTCAAGACGCTCAAGGACCACATCCGCATCCACACCAACGACCGCCGCTACCGCTGCCACGTGTGTGGACAGGCCTTTATACAGAACTGCAGTCTCAAGGGCCACATGAAGACTCAGCACCCGGAGTACAGCTAGCTTGTGTTGAACTACCCGCGGTGTGGACAGGCCTTTATACAGAACTGCAGTCTCAAGGGCCACATGAAGACTCAGCACCCGGAGTACAGCTAGCTTGTGTTGAACTACCCGCGGTGTGGACAGGCCTTTATACAGAACTGCAGTCTGAAGAGCCACAAGAAGTCAGAATGGAGTACAGCTAG